In one Saccharibacillus brassicae genomic region, the following are encoded:
- a CDS encoding glycoside hydrolase family 76 protein yields the protein MTETGAIWAGRADEAQRVLEERFWNEGLSMYDIETPCPGGTCNTIFHYWWMAHAADVLIDAYERTGEPFYASRLGSLYEGVLARNGGAWPNELYDDMEWMALAWLRAYEATGEERYRSAVLQLWADIRTGWNEEMGGGIAWHKNQPGYKNTPANAPAVILAARLYRTFGSEDDLHWARRIYMWLQEHLVNPETGFVWDGMNRAGDGAIDYDWQFTYCQGVFVGAAVELYRCTGDRAYAADAARTLAAARAELAGEDGVLPAEGGGDAGLFKGILARYAAEAALFAGEAADGLCEAATWIGHNARVLWAQGRRGEAALFGPDWRQGPQEPVVQLCTQLSGVMLLESAARVESRFGADLFARGSGRAGRELRPSANLWDVRADGFQETLYARYYSGETGILNQWFPAGARPANENFYYWWQAHVIDTFVDALERTGDARYARRISDLSRNLRRANGGTFLHPYYDDMEWLALTLLRAYAVTGEESYKADVLELWADIRTAWNEFCGGGMAWKKDQLDYKNTPANAPAAILAARLYRLSGDAEDLEWAEEIYAWNREHLVDPETGFVWDGMNRLGDGAIDYDWKFTYCQGVMIGAGVELYRCTAEPRYLEDALRTAEACIDQLCEPDTLKLPDEGIDDTGLFKGILIRYLRLLLEERPELDRVRRVIEQNAELLWRQGLDADTGLCGPDWAEVPAGPVQLAVQLSGVMLTEAAARLANAASPRPLLPQRGY from the coding sequence ATGACGGAAACAGGCGCAATCTGGGCAGGCCGGGCCGACGAGGCGCAGCGCGTGCTGGAAGAACGGTTCTGGAACGAAGGCTTGTCCATGTACGATATCGAGACGCCCTGCCCAGGCGGGACCTGCAACACGATTTTTCATTACTGGTGGATGGCGCACGCGGCCGACGTGCTGATCGACGCTTACGAGCGGACGGGCGAACCGTTCTACGCAAGCCGGCTCGGCAGTTTGTACGAAGGGGTGCTGGCGCGCAACGGCGGCGCCTGGCCGAACGAGCTGTACGACGACATGGAGTGGATGGCGCTGGCGTGGCTGCGCGCCTACGAAGCGACAGGCGAAGAACGGTACCGCAGCGCCGTATTACAACTGTGGGCGGATATCCGCACCGGCTGGAACGAAGAGATGGGCGGAGGCATCGCCTGGCACAAAAACCAGCCCGGCTACAAAAACACGCCGGCCAACGCGCCCGCCGTCATTCTCGCGGCGAGGCTGTACCGGACTTTCGGCAGCGAAGACGACCTGCACTGGGCGCGCCGCATCTATATGTGGCTGCAAGAGCACCTCGTGAATCCCGAGACCGGATTCGTCTGGGACGGGATGAACCGTGCCGGCGACGGAGCCATCGACTACGACTGGCAGTTTACGTACTGCCAGGGCGTGTTCGTCGGGGCGGCGGTCGAGCTGTACCGCTGCACCGGCGACCGCGCGTATGCCGCGGACGCCGCGCGCACGCTTGCTGCGGCGCGCGCGGAACTGGCCGGCGAAGACGGCGTGCTGCCTGCGGAAGGCGGAGGCGATGCCGGACTGTTCAAAGGCATCCTGGCGCGCTATGCGGCGGAGGCGGCCCTGTTCGCCGGCGAAGCGGCGGACGGTCTGTGCGAAGCCGCGACGTGGATCGGGCACAATGCGCGCGTGCTCTGGGCGCAGGGCCGGCGGGGCGAAGCGGCGCTGTTCGGCCCGGACTGGCGGCAGGGGCCGCAGGAGCCGGTCGTGCAGCTGTGCACGCAGCTCAGCGGCGTCATGCTGCTCGAAAGCGCGGCGAGGGTGGAGTCGCGGTTCGGAGCGGACCTGTTCGCGCGAGGCAGCGGCCGTGCAGGGCGGGAGCTTCGGCCGTCCGCAAATCTGTGGGACGTCCGGGCGGACGGTTTTCAGGAGACCCTGTATGCCCGATACTACAGCGGGGAGACCGGCATTTTGAACCAATGGTTCCCGGCAGGAGCCAGGCCCGCGAACGAGAACTTCTATTATTGGTGGCAGGCGCACGTCATCGACACGTTCGTCGACGCGCTGGAGCGGACAGGCGACGCGAGGTACGCGCGCCGGATCTCGGACTTGAGCCGGAACCTGCGCCGGGCGAACGGCGGCACGTTCCTGCACCCTTATTACGACGACATGGAATGGTTGGCGCTTACGCTGCTGCGCGCTTATGCGGTCACGGGCGAGGAGAGCTACAAAGCGGACGTACTGGAATTGTGGGCGGATATCCGCACGGCGTGGAACGAGTTCTGCGGCGGCGGGATGGCTTGGAAAAAAGACCAGTTGGACTATAAAAACACGCCGGCCAACGCGCCGGCCGCCATTTTGGCGGCGAGGCTGTATCGGCTGAGCGGCGACGCGGAAGATCTGGAATGGGCCGAGGAGATCTACGCCTGGAACCGCGAACATTTGGTCGACCCGGAGACGGGCTTCGTCTGGGACGGAATGAACCGGCTCGGCGACGGAGCCATCGACTACGACTGGAAGTTCACGTACTGCCAGGGCGTCATGATCGGCGCGGGCGTCGAACTGTACCGCTGCACGGCCGAGCCGCGCTATCTGGAAGACGCGCTGCGCACGGCCGAAGCGTGCATCGATCAGCTGTGCGAACCGGACACGCTCAAGCTGCCGGACGAAGGCATCGACGATACCGGATTGTTCAAAGGCATCCTGATCCGCTATCTGCGGCTGCTGTTGGAAGAGCGGCCCGAACTTGACCGGGTGCGCCGCGTCATTGAGCAGAACGCGGAGCTGCTGTGGCGGCAGGGCCTCGACGCGGATACCGGACTATGCGGTCCGGACTGGGCGGAAGTCCCTGCCGGGCCTGTGCAGCTCGCCGTGCAGCTCAGCGGCGTCATGCTGACGGAAGCCGCGGCGCGGCTTGCGAACGCCGCGTCGCCGCGCCCGCTGCTGCCGCAGCGCGGGTATTGA
- a CDS encoding alpha/beta hydrolase family protein gives MIYRVTYLSDGLRVAGYVALPPELQVTAQQIQDFLRRECGDDELTAQAVACVLPSAGGSVQSAKSIEPQRRYPVFVYCRGGIGSVGRVRLDWLAEFASFGRIVVAPCYRGGESGVGHDRFGGVDLEDSRVAVRLAQAIPFADPAQIAVMGFSRGSINGTDAAIHEGASHLILWGGLSDLGRTYEERIDLRRMLKRVLQGSVYKIPETYAERSPIHMASRIPCPVLIVHGTEDQQVDYGHARRMYEELQRLGKPAELITLDGLGHHMPQPVRLTVLAKMFAWLDRSSVNGK, from the coding sequence ATGATTTATCGCGTGACTTATTTGTCCGACGGCCTTCGAGTGGCGGGCTACGTCGCCCTGCCGCCGGAATTGCAGGTGACCGCCCAGCAGATCCAGGATTTCCTGCGCAGGGAATGCGGAGACGACGAACTGACGGCGCAGGCCGTCGCCTGCGTGCTGCCAAGCGCGGGCGGATCGGTCCAATCGGCGAAAAGTATTGAACCGCAGCGCCGGTATCCGGTATTCGTGTACTGCCGCGGCGGGATCGGCAGCGTGGGCCGGGTACGGCTCGACTGGCTGGCCGAGTTCGCTTCGTTCGGCCGGATCGTCGTCGCCCCGTGCTACCGGGGCGGCGAGAGCGGCGTCGGCCACGACCGCTTCGGCGGCGTCGATCTGGAAGATTCCCGCGTCGCCGTCCGGCTGGCGCAGGCGATTCCGTTCGCCGATCCGGCGCAGATCGCGGTCATGGGCTTCTCCCGCGGCTCGATCAACGGCACGGATGCCGCGATTCACGAAGGGGCTTCGCACCTCATTCTATGGGGCGGATTGTCCGACCTCGGCCGGACCTACGAAGAACGGATCGATCTGCGCCGCATGCTGAAAAGGGTGCTGCAGGGCTCCGTGTACAAGATCCCCGAAACGTACGCGGAACGTTCGCCGATCCATATGGCGAGCCGGATTCCATGCCCGGTGCTGATCGTGCACGGCACCGAAGACCAACAGGTCGATTACGGCCATGCCCGGCGGATGTACGAAGAACTTCAGCGGCTCGGCAAACCGGCCGAGCTCATCACGCTGGACGGCCTCGGCCATCATATGCCGCAGCCGGTACGCCTGACAGTGCTGGCGAAAATGTTCGCGTGGCTGGATCGCAGCAGCGTGAACGGCAAGTGA
- a CDS encoding sigma-70 family RNA polymerase sigma factor: MDNLAPESEAFRAVFLEYYPGVRRKLIALVKDEATAEDLAQEVFLRLYRNPPDDPRVIGAWLHRVLTRIAYDNTDRLVRQRKLQEKEEQYFDRQRTWESGEEALVRSEEREQINELLGELPERDRQALMLRYSGYSYAEIAEEVRVSPPRVGSLLSRAADKLRKRAAGKSSGWEW; this comes from the coding sequence ATGGACAATTTAGCACCGGAATCCGAAGCGTTTCGCGCGGTATTCCTTGAATATTACCCCGGCGTACGCCGGAAGCTGATCGCGCTCGTCAAGGACGAGGCGACAGCGGAAGATTTGGCGCAGGAAGTGTTTTTGCGGCTGTACCGCAATCCGCCGGACGATCCGAGAGTGATCGGCGCCTGGCTGCACCGGGTGTTGACCCGGATTGCGTACGACAATACGGACAGGCTCGTCCGGCAGCGCAAACTGCAGGAAAAAGAAGAACAATACTTCGACCGTCAGCGCACCTGGGAAAGCGGCGAAGAAGCGCTCGTGCGCAGCGAAGAGCGGGAGCAGATCAACGAGCTGCTCGGCGAACTGCCCGAACGCGACCGGCAGGCGCTCATGCTGCGCTACTCCGGCTACAGCTACGCGGAGATCGCCGAAGAAGTGCGGGTGAGCCCGCCGAGAGTCGGCTCGCTGCTGAGCCGCGCGGCCGACAAGCTGCGCAAGCGCGCCGCCGGCAAAAGCAGCGGATGGGAATGGTAA
- a CDS encoding ABC transporter ATP-binding protein, translating to MTPDIPAIQTQDLSKLYDNGRGCRNITLSIGQGEAFGFLGPNGAGKSTFVKTLVGLVRASGGAGTLLGNPIGSLEARRHIGYLPELYRYPEWLSGEEVMKMHAGLLSLRGEEARKRIRAGLDEVGIGKRGSDRVKQYSKGMQQRLGLACALLGDPQILFLDEPSSAMDPVGRREVRELLLELKKRGKTLFLNSHLMEDVETVCDRMALMLNGDMIRGGTVADMLKVKIRWRFKVGGFSPVLLDWLREESRLNVGMAQPQDAAPTSWEAPVWLEAELDGEEQAGLLNLLIVEQGMTLYESAMHREKLEDWFLEAVAGRDQRGEQR from the coding sequence GTGACCCCGGACATTCCCGCTATTCAAACCCAGGATTTGAGCAAACTTTACGATAACGGACGCGGCTGCAGGAATATCACGTTGAGTATCGGACAAGGGGAAGCCTTCGGCTTCCTCGGTCCCAACGGGGCCGGCAAAAGCACATTCGTCAAAACGCTTGTCGGATTGGTCCGCGCAAGCGGCGGAGCAGGCACGCTGCTGGGGAATCCGATCGGCTCGCTTGAAGCCAGGCGCCATATCGGCTATCTGCCGGAACTGTACCGCTACCCCGAATGGCTGAGCGGCGAAGAAGTGATGAAGATGCATGCCGGACTGCTCAGTCTGCGGGGCGAGGAAGCGCGCAAGCGGATCAGAGCCGGGCTGGATGAAGTCGGCATCGGCAAACGCGGTTCCGACCGGGTCAAGCAGTACTCCAAAGGGATGCAGCAGCGGCTCGGACTTGCGTGTGCGCTGCTCGGCGATCCGCAGATCCTGTTTCTCGACGAACCTTCGTCCGCGATGGACCCGGTCGGACGGCGCGAAGTGCGCGAACTGCTGCTGGAATTGAAAAAAAGAGGCAAAACGCTGTTCCTTAACTCCCACTTGATGGAAGATGTCGAAACGGTATGCGACCGGATGGCGCTCATGCTGAACGGCGACATGATCCGCGGCGGCACGGTTGCGGACATGCTGAAGGTGAAGATCCGCTGGCGATTCAAAGTCGGCGGATTTTCGCCCGTCCTGCTCGATTGGCTGCGCGAGGAGAGCCGCCTGAACGTCGGGATGGCGCAGCCGCAAGACGCCGCCCCGACTTCGTGGGAAGCGCCGGTCTGGCTGGAAGCGGAACTGGACGGGGAAGAGCAGGCCGGGCTGCTGAACCTGCTGATCGTGGAACAGGGCATGACGCTGTACGAATCCGCGATGCACCGGGAGAAGCTGGAGGACTGGTTCCTTGAAGCGGTAGCGGGACGGGACCAGAGGGGGGAACAACGATGA
- a CDS encoding ABC transporter permease subunit, translated as MNTIIKATWQEMLRRKMLLITLVLTALFLGVFWFIADTVALDSRSGGDLLSQFARRSAILSLGFFFGGFVIAFLAIFSSFSVISGEAEQGVLQSVLTRPIPRWKWYVGRWIGYVSLIGGYALLLFAAMVLITTFHAGMTRDYGDIFTSLLLFVGTVPTLVSLSMLGSSLFSGIGNGVFMTMLYGAGWLGGMVEKVRGFLPVEPHVEQTLSRTGALLSLLMPADGLNRRMQYVLTQGAGETIPFLTGGSPPSQTFVVYSIFFTLFAFGLGLWLFKRKDF; from the coding sequence ATGAACACGATCATCAAGGCGACGTGGCAGGAGATGCTGCGCCGCAAAATGCTGCTCATTACGCTGGTGTTGACCGCGCTGTTTCTCGGCGTGTTCTGGTTTATCGCGGATACGGTAGCGCTCGATAGCCGCAGCGGCGGCGATCTGCTCAGCCAGTTCGCCCGCCGCAGCGCGATTTTGTCGCTGGGCTTCTTTTTCGGAGGCTTCGTGATCGCTTTTCTGGCCATTTTCAGTTCGTTTTCGGTCATCTCGGGCGAAGCGGAGCAGGGCGTGCTTCAATCGGTGCTGACCCGGCCGATTCCGCGCTGGAAGTGGTACGTCGGCCGCTGGATCGGCTACGTGTCGCTGATCGGAGGCTATGCGCTGCTGCTGTTTGCCGCCATGGTGCTGATCACGACCTTCCATGCCGGCATGACGCGCGATTACGGCGATATCTTCACGTCGCTGCTGCTGTTCGTAGGCACCGTGCCGACGCTCGTCAGTTTGTCGATGCTCGGATCGAGCCTGTTCTCCGGCATCGGCAACGGCGTATTCATGACGATGCTGTACGGCGCGGGCTGGCTCGGGGGCATGGTGGAGAAAGTGCGCGGCTTCCTGCCGGTCGAGCCGCATGTGGAACAGACGCTGTCGCGCACCGGGGCGCTGCTGTCGCTGCTCATGCCGGCCGACGGCCTGAACCGCCGGATGCAGTACGTGCTGACGCAGGGCGCCGGGGAGACGATTCCTTTTCTGACCGGGGGCAGTCCGCCTTCGCAAACGTTCGTGGTCTATTCGATTTTTTTCACCCTGTTTGCGTTCGGCCTCGGATTGTGGTTATTTAAAAGAAAGGACTTTTAA
- a CDS encoding ATP-dependent DNA helicase, giving the protein MEAITALTTTYPFAFDPAAPFLEQASDWIADVFYDILPEAGFETRDEQIFMAFQLERAYKEKRTIFAEAGVGTGKTLVYLLYAALHARYTRKPAVIACADESLIEQLVKPEGDIAKIARYLDLNIDVRLGKSQDQYLCLNKLEEVRGAGEEEQVFQEIYEELPPFVHFPDTLQAFYPYGSRKDYPELDDKQWDRVGWDVFQDCLICPRRHRCGQTLSRDHYRKATDLIVCSHDFYMEHVWTFEARKREGQLPLLPEHSSVVFDEGHLLETAAQSALTYKLKHSAFESIVVRLLEGEVRESLALAVERSIERSDDLFELLARYSTPVPASERSELRLADDLMAGVDRFRAAVDAIEEEIVFESGMFSLDEYQLRIVEEHLEMMQTALALFRNPQQLICWTQDDSGDLTLVLMPKKVKEILNERVFSKKMPIIFSSATLSAEQSFDYIADSLGVSDYLSFSVASPYDYERSMNASLHTETSVAAKTDYVLEALRRREGGSLLLFPSREELDIFRAEADSRAEFAEFPMLYEGDAEISRLISEFQNGTYVNLCAVTLWEGLDVPGDSLNHVIVWELPFPPNDPVFAAKRRESADPFGEVDMPHMLLRLRQGIGRLIRTSGDSGRVSIFGQAIQQQNVRERIGSLLPVSAAKENE; this is encoded by the coding sequence ATGGAGGCTATTACCGCTTTGACCACTACTTATCCGTTTGCGTTCGATCCCGCGGCTCCGTTTTTGGAACAAGCTTCCGATTGGATCGCGGACGTCTTTTACGATATTTTGCCCGAAGCCGGTTTTGAGACGCGCGATGAACAGATCTTCATGGCGTTCCAGCTGGAGCGTGCCTATAAAGAAAAAAGAACGATTTTCGCCGAAGCGGGCGTCGGAACGGGCAAGACGCTCGTCTATCTGCTGTACGCCGCGCTGCATGCCCGGTATACGCGCAAGCCGGCTGTCATCGCCTGCGCCGACGAATCGCTGATCGAGCAGCTCGTGAAGCCGGAAGGCGACATCGCCAAGATCGCCCGGTACCTCGATCTCAACATCGACGTGCGGCTCGGCAAGTCCCAGGATCAATATCTGTGCCTCAACAAGCTCGAAGAAGTGCGCGGAGCGGGCGAGGAGGAGCAGGTGTTCCAGGAGATTTACGAGGAACTGCCGCCGTTCGTCCATTTCCCGGATACGCTGCAGGCGTTCTATCCGTACGGTAGCCGCAAAGACTATCCCGAGCTTGACGACAAGCAGTGGGACCGGGTCGGCTGGGACGTGTTCCAGGACTGCCTGATCTGCCCGCGCCGCCACCGCTGCGGCCAGACGCTGTCGCGCGACCATTACCGCAAAGCGACCGACCTGATCGTCTGCTCGCACGACTTCTACATGGAACACGTATGGACGTTCGAAGCTCGCAAGCGCGAAGGCCAGCTGCCGCTGCTGCCCGAGCACAGCTCCGTCGTGTTCGACGAAGGCCATCTGCTGGAGACGGCCGCCCAGAGCGCGCTGACGTACAAGCTCAAGCATTCGGCGTTCGAGTCGATCGTCGTCCGGCTGCTCGAAGGCGAAGTGCGCGAATCGCTTGCGCTCGCGGTCGAACGTTCGATCGAGCGCAGCGACGACCTGTTCGAGCTGCTCGCCCGCTACAGCACGCCCGTTCCGGCTTCGGAGCGGAGCGAACTTCGACTGGCCGACGATCTGATGGCCGGCGTGGACCGGTTCCGCGCCGCCGTCGACGCGATTGAAGAAGAGATCGTGTTCGAGAGCGGCATGTTCAGCCTGGACGAATACCAGCTGCGCATCGTCGAGGAACATCTGGAGATGATGCAGACGGCGCTCGCGCTGTTCCGCAATCCGCAGCAGTTGATCTGCTGGACGCAGGACGACAGCGGCGATCTGACGCTCGTCCTGATGCCGAAGAAAGTGAAGGAGATTCTGAACGAGCGCGTCTTTTCCAAAAAGATGCCGATCATCTTCTCCTCGGCCACTTTGTCGGCGGAGCAGTCGTTCGACTATATCGCGGACAGCCTCGGCGTGAGCGACTATCTGTCGTTCTCCGTCGCTTCGCCGTACGATTACGAGCGCAGCATGAACGCTTCGCTGCATACGGAGACTTCCGTCGCGGCCAAGACCGATTACGTGCTCGAAGCGCTCCGGCGCCGGGAAGGCGGCTCGCTGCTGCTGTTCCCGTCGCGGGAAGAGCTGGATATTTTCCGCGCGGAAGCCGACTCCCGCGCGGAGTTCGCCGAATTCCCGATGCTGTACGAAGGCGATGCGGAGATCAGCCGCCTGATCTCCGAGTTCCAGAACGGAACGTACGTCAACTTGTGCGCGGTCACGCTGTGGGAAGGACTCGACGTGCCGGGCGATTCGCTGAATCACGTCATCGTCTGGGAACTTCCGTTTCCTCCGAACGATCCTGTGTTCGCGGCCAAGCGCCGCGAATCCGCCGATCCGTTCGGCGAAGTGGACATGCCGCACATGCTGCTCCGGCTTCGTCAGGGCATCGGCCGCTTGATCCGCACGAGCGGGGACAGCGGACGCGTCAGCATTTTCGGGCAAGCGATCCAACAACAGAACGTGCGCGAAAGAATCGGCAGCCTGCTGCCGGTCAGCGCCGCAAAGGAGAATGAATAA
- a CDS encoding DUF6509 family protein, producing MEFTEYTVEKIRDAFGIVQGERYEFLMEMEVDEEDELYTPQGLRLRVLYGVNGEERRIIKHEIIERGTQKVLEFDLEDDELEETKAFCAAHYMEAEKQ from the coding sequence ATGGAATTTACGGAGTATACGGTTGAGAAGATCAGAGACGCTTTCGGAATCGTGCAGGGGGAACGTTACGAGTTCCTGATGGAGATGGAAGTGGACGAAGAAGACGAATTGTATACGCCGCAAGGTCTCCGGCTGCGTGTGCTGTACGGCGTGAACGGCGAAGAGAGACGGATCATCAAGCACGAGATCATCGAGCGCGGCACGCAAAAAGTGCTGGAATTCGATCTCGAAGACGACGAGCTGGAAGAAACGAAAGCTTTCTGCGCGGCGCATTACATGGAAGCCGAGAAGCAGTAA
- a CDS encoding Na-translocating system protein MpsC family protein, with protein MPETESFTSLETYSDLLCKSQFGKPPESTEIYSNERCVVFLLHGLIDARDSRLPDDPDERYTHIHILLDQFIYPSLKPKIEASSDKKVSNVFIDWKSGTNTAMIAVFFHPVIEAMPEDLYAGKADLHQQVDLVTSSVQKPPLGIESFRMDGRFVMILRYGLMISLEKRLVKKGFNNQLRVTKREVELDSFLEQLPIEKLLSRKLKAAYLDWAFEDDISLLMLELDGDVS; from the coding sequence ATGCCCGAAACCGAATCGTTCACTTCGCTGGAGACGTATTCCGACCTTCTTTGCAAAAGCCAATTCGGTAAACCTCCCGAGTCTACGGAAATTTATTCGAACGAACGCTGCGTCGTGTTCCTGCTGCACGGATTGATCGACGCGCGCGACAGCCGGCTGCCCGATGACCCGGACGAACGGTACACGCATATCCATATTCTGCTGGACCAGTTCATCTATCCGTCGCTCAAGCCCAAAATCGAAGCTTCTTCGGACAAAAAGGTATCCAATGTATTCATCGACTGGAAATCCGGCACGAACACAGCCATGATCGCCGTCTTTTTCCATCCGGTCATTGAAGCGATGCCCGAAGATTTGTACGCCGGCAAAGCCGACCTGCATCAGCAGGTGGATCTCGTGACGAGCAGCGTGCAAAAACCTCCGCTCGGCATCGAATCTTTTCGCATGGACGGGCGCTTCGTCATGATTCTGCGTTACGGATTGATGATCAGCCTCGAAAAGCGCCTGGTCAAAAAAGGCTTCAACAACCAGCTGCGCGTGACGAAGCGGGAAGTAGAGCTCGACAGCTTCCTCGAACAGCTGCCGATCGAGAAGCTGCTGAGCCGCAAACTCAAGGCGGCGTATCTCGACTGGGCGTTCGAAGACGATATCAGCCTGCTGATGCTGGAACTCGACGGGGACGTGTCGTAG
- a CDS encoding GGDEF domain-containing protein, translating to MIRDLFINFCLLSTFLFFGDMAYGRLRALLKPKPWMLNVMYGIGLGFFGVLQLIFTFEMPNGMLLDFRQLSIMVAAGVGGPWAAVIAAALIGTGRVLIAGGFTPASMLGLVATLLTIAFVLPAFLVRGSFRFQWTLASVLTTLLAAGLLLFRLGDSALTLIALLGALQTAGCVFTYQMIVHLRSTRRIQDTLKQDIEHDFLTGLYNSRGFESRYRMALASKSPFALLLLDIDHFKKVNDTYGHPAGDAVLEQLGKLIREHVRKIGCASRKGGEEFAVILRPCDAKWAIDQADKLRRQIEQTPFLLPDGRLIPITISIGIGLYPRFAEGELIERTDRALYQAKQEGRNRGVLAG from the coding sequence ATGATTCGCGACTTATTCATCAACTTTTGCCTGCTGTCCACCTTTTTGTTTTTCGGAGATATGGCATACGGCAGGCTGCGCGCGCTGCTGAAGCCCAAGCCGTGGATGCTCAACGTCATGTACGGTATCGGCTTGGGCTTTTTCGGCGTCCTGCAGCTGATCTTCACTTTCGAGATGCCCAACGGCATGCTGCTCGATTTTCGCCAGCTGTCGATCATGGTCGCAGCGGGCGTGGGCGGACCGTGGGCAGCCGTCATTGCGGCGGCGCTGATCGGCACGGGCCGCGTCCTGATCGCGGGCGGATTCACCCCGGCTTCGATGCTGGGTCTGGTCGCCACGCTGCTGACGATCGCTTTCGTCCTGCCGGCGTTTCTGGTCCGGGGATCGTTCCGCTTCCAGTGGACGCTTGCGTCGGTGTTGACGACGCTGCTTGCGGCCGGGCTGCTGCTGTTCCGGCTGGGCGATTCGGCCCTGACCCTGATCGCGCTGCTCGGCGCCCTGCAGACGGCCGGCTGCGTGTTCACGTACCAGATGATCGTCCATCTGCGCAGCACGCGCCGCATACAGGATACGCTCAAGCAGGATATCGAGCACGATTTCCTGACCGGGCTGTACAATTCGCGCGGCTTCGAATCGAGATACCGGATGGCGCTCGCTTCCAAAAGCCCGTTCGCGCTGCTGCTGCTCGATATCGACCATTTCAAAAAAGTGAATGACACGTACGGCCACCCGGCCGGCGACGCGGTGCTCGAACAGCTCGGCAAGCTGATCCGCGAGCATGTGCGCAAGATCGGCTGCGCTTCGCGCAAAGGAGGCGAGGAGTTCGCGGTCATCCTCCGTCCGTGCGACGCGAAGTGGGCGATCGACCAGGCCGACAAGCTGCGCAGGCAGATCGAACAGACGCCGTTCCTGCTGCCCGACGGACGCCTGATCCCGATCACGATCTCGATCGGCATCGGCCTGTATCCGCGCTTCGCGGAAGGCGAATTGATCGAACGTACCGACCGGGCGCTGTATCAGGCCAAGCAGGAAGGACGGAACCGAGGCGTGTTGGCGGGATAG